The window CGATTGAGTGGTGATATCTTCTCGATGAATTGGTAAATGATACGAAGAAATATTGGATAGAACTTCATCGATAATGTCTTGATCGAACTCTAATTCATTGAAATATGCTTTAATAACCATATGGTTATCTGGATAATCTTTAGGGTCTAGTCTATAATCACGCTCAAAGTCTTCAACTTTTTGCTTGATGACGTCGATTGAATGCTCAATGGTCACACCTTTTGAGCCCATTTCATTCAGCATATATGATAAAGTTTCTTCATATTCATTACTCGTTTTGATACAAAGTTCAATCCATTTCATCGTTTAATCTCCTTTAAAGAATTTACGTGTCTTATCGAAGAAATTATTCGGTTGTTCTTGTAATGTTTCACCGTTAATCTCAGCAAATTCTCTTAATAATTCTTGTTGGCGTTCGGTAAGTTTTGACGGTGTTTCGATGTTCACCGTGATAAACTGATCACCATGACCAAAACCACGCACATTTTTAACACCTTTATCTTTTAATCTAAATCTTTTACCTGTCTGAGTACCTGCCGGAATTGTCAATTTCACTTTACCAGTTAACGTAGGGACTTCAATTTCATCACCTAACGCCGCTTGGCTAAATGAAATCATTTTCGATAGATGAATATCATCACCATCTCTTGTGAATGTTGGGTGACTCTTAACTCTAAAGACGATATATAAATCTCCTTGTGGTCCGCCATTCACGCCTGGCTCACCTTTACCCGCTAAGCGAATTTTCTGCCCGGTATCGACACCTTCAGGAATATTCACTTTAATTTTGACATCTTTCGTATGCGTGCCTTCACCGTGACATTTATGACATTTATGTTCAAACGTCTTACCAGAGCCTTGACAATCTGGACATGTCGTTTGTGTTGCAACACGACCAAATGGTGTATCTTGTTCTACTTGGACTTGTCCAACACCTCGACATGTAGTACATGTATTCACTTTAGTGCCCGGTTTAGCACCTGATCCATTACATACTTCACATTCGACCTCTTTAGGAATCGTAATTTCTTTTTCTCCACCGAATACGGCTTCTTCAAAGTCTATTGACATCGTATATTGTAAATCAGAGCCTTGCCTTGGTGCATTTGGATCACGTCTAGCGCCACCTCCAAAGAACGAACTAAATATATCTTCAAAGCCGCCAAAGCCGCCAGCGTTGAATCCACCAAATCCTTGACCGCCTGCACCTTGTCCCATACCAGCATGGCCAAATTGATCATATTGGGCTTTCTTTTGCTCATCACTTAATACTTCATACGCTTCAGCGATTTCTTTGAACTTCACATCTGCATCTTCATCTTTATTAATGTCTGGATGATATTTCTTAGATAGTTTTTTATATGCACGTTTAATTTCTTCTTTAGAAGCACCTTTTGATAAACCTAATACTTCATAATAATCTCGTTTCGCCATATGATCCACTCCTTCCGTAATTTATACACGTTATGATTATACCGTATATATACGATATGCTACAGTAAAAAGCCAAAGCCATTCAAAATTTGAAGACTTTGGCTTTTTCCATGTGCATTATAATCGTTTAAAAAGTTTTGCCTTATTTATTATCTTTATCATCATCAACTTCAGTGAAATCTGCATCTACAACATCATCATCTTGTGATGGTTGACCTTCTTCACCTTGAGCGGCTTGTTGTTGTTGAGCCATTTCTTCATAAAGTTTCATAGATAACGCTTGTACTTTTTCTTGTAACGCATCTTTTTTCGCTTTAATTTCTTCTAAGTCGTCACCTTTTAACGCTTCTTCTAAAGCTTCTTTTGCAGACGTCGCTTCTTGCTTCTCTTCTTCAGATACTTTGTCTCCTAAATCTTCAATTGTTTTATCAGTCGTGAAGACAAGTTGATCTGCTTCATTACGTAAATCTACTTCTTCTTTACGCTTTTTATCTTCATCAGCATTCGCTTCTGCTTCTTTCACCATACGGTCGATATCATCATCTGATAAGTTTGAGCTAGATTCGATCGTAATTTTTTGTTCTTTTTCTGTACCTAAATCTTTCGCTGTAACATTAACGATACCATTCTTATCAATATCAAATGTTACTTCGATTTGAGGTACACCACGTGGTGCTGGTGGAATATCAGTCAATTGGAAACGACCGAGTGTTTTGTTGTCTTGCGCCATAGAACGCTCACCTTGTAACACATGAATATCTACCGCCGGTTGATTATCTGCAGCTGTTGAGAATACTTGTGATTTAGACGTCGGAATCGTTGTGTTACGTTCGATTAATGGTGTAGAAACACCACCCATTGTTTCAATACCTAATGTTAATGGCGTTACGTCAAGAAGTACCACATCTTGTACATCCCCAGTAATTACTCCACCTTGAACAGCTGCACCTAATGCAACTACTTCATCAGGGTTAACACCTTTGTTAGGCTCTTTACCAATTTCTTTTTTGATAGCTTCTTGTACTGCCGGGATACGTGTAGAACCACCAACCAAAATCACTTCATCAATTTCTGATTTAGATAATCCAGCATCTTTAAGTGCTTGACGTGTTGGTCCCATTGTACGTTGAACTAATTCGTGAGAAAGCTCTTCGAACTTCGCACGGCTTAATGTCATCTCTAAGTGAACCGGTCCAGCTTCACCTGCTGAAATAAATGGTAATGAAATTTGCGTAGAAGATACACCTGATAAGTCTTTTTTCGCTTTTTCAGCAGCATCTTTCAAACGTTGCATTGCCATTTTATCTTTAGAAAGGTCAATGCTATTCTCTTTCTTGAACTCTTGTACTAAGTGATCAATAATGACTTGGTCAAAATCATCTCCACCTAAACGGTTATCCCCCGCTGTAGAAAGTACTTCGAATACACCATCACCAAGTTCTAAAATAGAGACGTCAAACGTACCACCACCAAGGTCAAATACAAGGATTTGTTGCTCTTTATCTGTTTTATCAAGACCATATGCTAACGCAGCAGCAGTTGGCTCGTTGATAATACGCTCTACTTCAAGACCAGCGATTTTACCAGCATCTTTCGTTGCTTGACGCTCTGAATCGTTGAAGTATGCAGGAACTGTAATTACCGCTTTTGAAACTGTTTCCCCTAAGTATGATTCAGCTGTTGCTTTTAAGTTTTGTAAAATCATCGCTGAAACTTCTTGTGGTGTATATTTTTTACCATCAATTTCTTCAGTATGGTCAGTACCCATATGACGTTTAATTGACGCAATTGTATTAGGGTTAGTCACCATTTGACGCTTCGCTACTTCACCAACTTGCTTTTCACCATCTTTAAAAGCTACAACTGAAGGCGTCGTTCTATTACCTTCTGGATTTTGAATAACCTTAGGCTCTCCACCTTCTAATACCGCAACACATGAGTTCGTTGTTCCTAAATCTATACCAATTACTTTAGACATATTAAATTCCTCCTAATTTTTAATTATATTGCTAACTTTATTAATTATTAAATGAATAAATAATTTATTGTAAATTGAACTTCTTAATATATGATTACTCGCTAACTTTAACCATGCTTGGTCTAATCACACGATCTTTAAGTTTATAACCTTTTTGCATGCTCTCAATGATATATCCTGATTCCACATCGTCGTTCGCTTCTTGCATCACTGCTTGATGTAAATTCGGATCAAATTGAGCACCTTCGTCTTCAATGATTTCTAGACCGTGCTCTTTCAACGTGTTTAACAAACTATTGTATGTCATTTCAACGCCTTTATAGAAACTATCTTCTTTGTCATTGAATTGAGATAACGCACGTTCAAAATTATCAAGTGTCGGTAATAATGATTCGATGACACTTTGTGATTTATATTTATTCAATGTTTCGTATTCTTTACGAGTTCTCTTCTTGAAGTTCTCAGTTTCTGCAACGTATCTTAAATGCTTATCTTCTGCTAAGTCTTTATCTTGAACCAATTGATCATATTCTGATTTACTCAGTTCAATGATTTCATCTTTAGAGGTTTCTTCATCAGAATTTCGCTCTAATGTTTCATCTGCAGTTGACTCTTCAGTATGATTAGCATCTGAATTTTTCTGCACTTCATCATTTTCTGATTGTGTTGATTGACCATCTACTGAAACATGCTGTTCCATATCCACAACGTCTTCATGCCGTTGTTCATTTTGTTCACCCGTAGGTGATTGTTCCTTTTTATCCTTTTCCATCAAAAAACGACCTCCTTTAGGTGCACATTCTATCTTGATGATAACAAAATTGTATTTTTTTATAATTTATACCCCTAGTTTAGATATCGTTCTAAACATCGGGATGATTTCTTTGTAGTTCATTGTCATAGGACCGACAATTGCAATCGTCGTATCATACCCTTCATACCATTCAACTTGAGTCGATACGAAGCTAATTCCTTCAATTGTCTCCTCAAAATCACTACCGAATGTAACGTCTACCCCATCAAGTGTAGAATGAAACGGGACTTCATTCAATTCATCTGTTTCAAAAATTTTCAGCAAAGCCTTCATCGATTCTATGTTTTGCTCATTGATTTGATTTAACAACCGATCTTTACCGCTAATAATCGTTTCATTTTGTTGCTTTAATGGATTCAATGCTTCATGTTGAATGAGCATCGTAAACCATTTCACTAAATTATACTCACTCGATACGTGTTGAATAAACATTTCTTGCATATATTCCTCAACATTGGAATGAACATCATCTCCTCGTTTACCTTGCTGAATAATATTAGAAATGACCGGTAAACTATCGATATGAATGTTCCTTGGTAAATCAATCATACTTTTCAAAATGCGTTGATTGTTATAAACAACGATTAATACCGCATGAATTGTTCCAAGAGGTGTAATATATACATTCGTAATGCTAGGTTGCTGTTGTAATTCAGTTGTAATTAAAGTCGTTTGTTCGGTCGTATGAGCAATACTATCTGCGAGTGTTGACCATAATATATTCGGTTCTTCAATGAATGTATTCACGATCGTTTGAATCCATTCAAGTTCATGCTGGTCAGCCATATCAAAATTCATTAAGTCATTAATATATATCATTAACCCTTCATTCGAAGGGACTCGACCTGATGAATGATGTGGCTTCAATAAATAACCTAACTTCTCTAATTGAGACATCTCATTGCGAATTGTAGCAGAAGAGATATTCAATTGATAACGGTCAAGCAGTGCATTAGAACCAATCGGCTGTACTTCATCAATAAATGCATCTACAATAACATTTAACAGTTGTTGCTGTCGATTTGTCAGCACATGAACACCTCATTTAGCACTCATCTGTATCAAGTGCTAATTATAATTTATCAAATTGGTCAAAATAAGTCAACAAATAGACTTAACTTTTTTTCTCTATAATTGATCTGTTATTTATTATCAATCTTGATCATCAATAATAAAGTGACTTAACACTTCGTTTGCATGTCTTTTTCCTTTTTTCGTTAAATAAATATCATCACCATTTAATGGATTCACTTCAATCATTTGATGATAAATCAATTGATTCAAAGGCACTTCATAAATAGATTCGAGTGTCACGCCGTAACGTCTTTCAAATTCTGTACGGCTAACCCCTTCTGTTTTCCTTAATCCTAAAAACATAAATTCTTCGTATTGTTCTTTCAATGTCACTGGATGCTCATCACGTCTTGCATGATGATGTTTCTTAATCGATTCAATATAATGATTCACTGGATTAATGTTGGAGTATCTAACACCATCAACATACCCGTGTGCGCCTGCACCAAAACCATAATAATAATCATTATTCCAATACGTTAAATTATGTTTTGACTGATGCTCTTCACTTGTTGCAAAGTTCGATGTTTCATACCGCTTCATTTGAACTTGTTCCATCATGGACTCTATCATTTCATCCATCTCATCAATAGTTGTTTCTGTTGGCAGTTCTAATTTAGATTTTCTATAGGCGTTATACATCATTGTTTGAGGTTCCAATATCAATCCATAAATAGATATATGGTCAATTGGTAAATTCAACGCTATTTCAAGCGAAGATTTTAGCTGATCTAAAGATTGATTAGGTAATTCAGACATTAGATCGAGTGATATTGATTCTATTCCAACGTCTTTCGCTTTATAAACAGATTGAATCGCTTGATCTTTAGAATGTGCTCTTCCTAATACATTCAATAACTCCGCATCAAATGTTTGTACACCAATTGATAATCGATTCACACCATGTGCTTTTAAACATTCAATTTTATCATCCGTTAACTCTTCTGGATTCGCTTCAACGGTCAATTCTTCTATACCATTAAATTGTTCATATATTGCTTTGAATAACCTTTTTAATTGTTCAATAGAGAGCGCTGTCGGCGTACCTCCACCGATAAATACAGTCTGCATTGATTGTTTAGGCACACTTTTTATTTCTTTAATGAGCTGGTCAATATACTCATCAACGGGCTGGGTATCTATATAATATTTGTTAAAATCACAATAAGTACATATATGTTTACAAAATGGGATATGAATATATGCACTATTTATCTTAGTATTCATATAATACTCCTTTCTTCTACTTTTTATATTTTAGCGAATTGTTATTATCATTATAAATTTAATTTCTTTTTAATCATTATTTCTATTCTTTAATCTTTATATAATTAACGATAATCTCAATCTATCATTTAATTTATCAGTCATTTTATTGTTGAATAGATAAACATATCTTCATAAAAAAAGTGACTCTTAAGAGTCACTTAATCTATCTTCTATTATACTTTCTCACTTCTTTTTGAACTAATGATAAACCTTATTCATCATCCATCTTCAATACAGCAAGGAATGCTTCTTGTGGAATCTCCACCGAGCCAACAGCTTTCATCTTCGCTTTTCCGGCTTTTTGTTTTTCTAATAATTTACGTTTACGTGAAATATCTCCACCGTAACATTTACTCAATACATTTTTACCCATAGATTTAATATTTGTTCTTGAAATAATCTTTTGACCAATGGCTGCTTGAACTGGTACTTCAAATTGCTGTCGTGGAATTAACGTTTTCAATTTTTCAACGATTGCTTTACCACGTTCATATGCAAAGTCACGATGTACAATAAAGCTTAGCGCATCGACTTGATCACCGTTCAATAAGATATCCATTTTCACAAGCTTACTTTCTTGATATCCTGACAATTCGTAATCGAATGATGCATAACCTTTCGTATTAGACTTTAATTGGTCAAAGAAATCAAAGACGATTTCCGATAACGGAATTTCATAAATAATATTGACACGAATATCGTCTAAATAGTCCATAGTCATAAAATTACCACGTTTTTTCTGGCATAATTCCATCACCGACCCCACAAAATCATTCGGTACCATAATTTCTGCTTTAACATATGGCTCTTCAATTTTATCGATTTTTTGCGGATCTGGCATCTGTGCTGGATTATCAACTTCTATCATATGACCGTCAGTCGTATAAACATGATAAATTACAGAAGGTGCTGTCGCGATCAATTCAATACCAAATTCTCTTTCAATACGTTCTTGGATAATCTCCATATGCAATAAACCAAGGAACCCTGCACGAAAACCAAATCCTAGCGCTTGAGACGTCTCAGGTTCATATTGTAGTGATGAATCATTCAGTTCTAGCTTTTCCAATGCATCACGTAAGTCATTGTAATCTCCACTATCGATTGGATAGATTCCACAGAATACCATTGGGTTCATCTTTTTATAACCTGGAAGTGCTTCAGGGGTTGGGTTTGCTGCGTGAGTCATCGTATCACCAACTCTAGCATCACTGACATTTTTAATACTCGCTACGACAAAACCGACATCACCAACATTCAATTCATCCACTCGCATTGGCTTCGGTGTATTGATACCGACTTCAGTCACTTCGAATTCTTTGCCCGTCGCCATCATTTTGATTTTTTCACCAGGTTTGACTGAACCGTCAACAATCCTTACCGAAGAAATGACACCTTTATATGCATCATAAACTGAATCAAAAATTAACGCTTTTAGGGGTGCATTAGGATCTCCGTTTGGCGCTGGAACGTTCTGGACAACTTGCTCCAATATTTCTTCGATACCGATATTTGCTTTCGCACTTGCAAGGACTGCTTCACTAGCGTCAATTCCAATAACATTTTCTATTTCATCACGAACAACTTCTGGTTGGGCTGCAGGTAAGTCAATTTTGTTAATGACAGGTAATAATTCAAGATCATTATCTAATGCTAAATAAACATTCGCTAACGTCTGTGCTTCAATACCTTGTGCTGCGTCGACAACTAATATGGCTCCTTCACACGCTGCAAGAGATCTAGACACTTCGTATGTAAAATCGACATGCCCAGGTGTATCAATTAAATGGAAAATATATTCTTCTCCATCTTTTGCAACGTACTTTAATTGAACAGCATTTAATTTAATTGTAATCCCACGTTCACGTTCCAAATCCATCGAATCTAATAATTGTGATTTCATTTCACGGCTTTCAACCGTTTTTGTATTTTCTAATAAGCGATCAGCGAGCGTTGATTTGCCGTGATCAATATGTGCAATGATTGAAAAATTCCTTATATGTTTTTGTCTTTCACTCTTATTTTCAAAAGTCATCCAATAATCCTACTTTCTATTAAGCTCCGTAATTATACGTTTGATTATATCAATTAGAACGCTTAGTTTCAATCTTCTATTGCATTGTCCTGTTTATTTTGATAAAATGTTTTTTGTTGCAATCAATTTATAAGATTGGTTAGACAGGGATATATTTTGTTCGGAGGTGAAATAAATGCCAAATATTAAATCAGCAATTAAGCGTGTAACGACTTCACAAACTCGTCATGACCGTAATATCGCTCAAAAGAACGAAATGCGTACTGCAGTCAAAAAAGCATTAGCTGCAAAATCTGAAGGGTCAGACAACGCTCAAGACTTATTAAACAACGCAATTAAATTAGTTGATAAAGCGAACCAAAGCAACTTAATTCATACGAATAAAGCCGCTCGCCTTAAATCTAAATTAATGAGCAAAAACGCATAATAATGCACAAAAAGAACAGGATTCTAACCTTAGAATCCTGTTCTTTTTTGTAAATATTATAAATTAGCAACATACAATTGCATAACCGCTTCTTTATCTAGTGCTGTATCTTTCAGTTTAAAATCAAGCTCGGCACAAATATTTAACATCGCCAGTATATCCATTAACTCTAATCGATGACATTGCTCTAATGCTAATTGAATTCTGAAGTGGTGAACACCAAGTGTTTTTCCAATTTCGAATTTATTCATCCCTTTCATACTTAATAGCTTTGTTTGGTAATACAACCTATATTGAGAAGCAATTAAACCAAGTAAAGCAATTGGCTCTTCTTTTCTTAAAATTAATTCACTTATCTTTTTAGCAGCAAGTTGTTTTTTTCCTGATTTAATTAAGTCAGTTAGTATGTAAATCTCTTCTTCGATTGATTCAGGTACAATATCGTTAATCGCCTCTAATGTAATCACTCTCGAATCGTACGTGTATGTTTTCAACTTCTCAATTTCTATATCAGCTTGTTGAAGGTTCACACCAATTCTTTCGATAAATCTTTTCATCGCTGGTTGATCCATCGTGTAGTCGTCTTTAGCAAGTTGCTCTGTGATATAATGACTGAATTGACGCTCAGAAGGAGGTTCAACCGCAGTTGCTCGGTGAGAAGATTCTATCAGTTTTGTAATTTTTTTTCGACCATCTAATTTTTCTTGATACACTTCGAAAATGACATGATTATCTACTTGTTGCTCTAACAAGTCTAACCACATCGATATTTCTTCTTTCGTCACTTGTTTATCCTTTGAACCGGTAAACATTGTTGCGTTCTTAATGACAACAACTTTCTCTAGTGAGAACATTGGAAGTGTTAATATTTCCTCAATCACTTCATTTGTCGTATTATGTTCTAAAGACATTACCACACAATTAAATTCATCACGTGGTTCAGATAATAACGATTTAATTCGTTCATCTCTAGTTCTTTTAACCATTTGCTCGTCATTTGAATAGAGTATTTCAATCATAAGGTCACACCCATGTGTAAATTTCTGATGAATAAATTGAAATATTCATAGATTTATTATTTATTTTATCATATAATACTAATTAAATAGGAGGGATTTTACGTGAACAAATTTGAACATGACGTACAATCTAAAAATAACGACGTAGCAGATTCAGCCATTGGATTCTTAACAATGTTTGGGTGTCTTGCAACAATTTATATCATTGCACAAGTTTTCCAAATTGTCGCAGGTTAGTCACAGGTTAATCACTTTTTATCATTTAATGACAGGAGTAATCGTAGAATACACGGTTACTCCTTTTCGTTGCCAACGATCCTCTTTTTATGCCTCTTATCCTTATAATGTTTAATTTTTAATCTGTCATGACTGTTTCGCATTTCAATCATGCCTAATTCATCTGTTCGATAAATTTTAGAGTTTTGTTTATTCAATCTTTCAATGACATTTTCATTCGGATGTTGATATCGATTATGCTCTCCAACACTGATGACACTAATTTTAGGTTGAATTTCTTCTAGCAACGCCTCACTCGTCGCATCATCACTTCCATGATGACTGACCTTTAAAACGTCAACATTGAACTGAGATACATAAGGTAAAAGTCGAGTCTCCTTTATCCTATTAATATCTCCTGTCAATAAATAATCTACTTCATGATCAACATGTACCACCATTGAATAATAGTTATCAAACCCATCCTTATTGTGAAACATATGATCATCTTTAAATGGTGACAGTATCGTATATCGTGTATTACCGAATTGAAAGTAATCTCCGAATCTAACCGGTATTACGTCTACATCATATTGACTCATCATGTTAAGCCAATATAATTTCTTCTCTGTATCAATATCTGGTATATAAATTTTGTCCACAGTAAAATCTTTTAGTACATATTGAATGTTTCCTATATGGTCGGCATCGAAATGAGTCAGCATTATTGCATCAATATGATGAATGCCTCTTTTC of the Abyssicoccus albus genome contains:
- the dnaJ gene encoding molecular chaperone DnaJ, translated to MAKRDYYEVLGLSKGASKEEIKRAYKKLSKKYHPDINKDEDADVKFKEIAEAYEVLSDEQKKAQYDQFGHAGMGQGAGGQGFGGFNAGGFGGFEDIFSSFFGGGARRDPNAPRQGSDLQYTMSIDFEEAVFGGEKEITIPKEVECEVCNGSGAKPGTKVNTCTTCRGVGQVQVEQDTPFGRVATQTTCPDCQGSGKTFEHKCHKCHGEGTHTKDVKIKVNIPEGVDTGQKIRLAGKGEPGVNGGPQGDLYIVFRVKSHPTFTRDGDDIHLSKMISFSQAALGDEIEVPTLTGKVKLTIPAGTQTGKRFRLKDKGVKNVRGFGHGDQFITVNIETPSKLTERQQELLREFAEINGETLQEQPNNFFDKTRKFFKGD
- the dnaK gene encoding molecular chaperone DnaK, whose amino-acid sequence is MSKVIGIDLGTTNSCVAVLEGGEPKVIQNPEGNRTTPSVVAFKDGEKQVGEVAKRQMVTNPNTIASIKRHMGTDHTEEIDGKKYTPQEVSAMILQNLKATAESYLGETVSKAVITVPAYFNDSERQATKDAGKIAGLEVERIINEPTAAALAYGLDKTDKEQQILVFDLGGGTFDVSILELGDGVFEVLSTAGDNRLGGDDFDQVIIDHLVQEFKKENSIDLSKDKMAMQRLKDAAEKAKKDLSGVSSTQISLPFISAGEAGPVHLEMTLSRAKFEELSHELVQRTMGPTRQALKDAGLSKSEIDEVILVGGSTRIPAVQEAIKKEIGKEPNKGVNPDEVVALGAAVQGGVITGDVQDVVLLDVTPLTLGIETMGGVSTPLIERNTTIPTSKSQVFSTAADNQPAVDIHVLQGERSMAQDNKTLGRFQLTDIPPAPRGVPQIEVTFDIDKNGIVNVTAKDLGTEKEQKITIESSSNLSDDDIDRMVKEAEANADEDKKRKEEVDLRNEADQLVFTTDKTIEDLGDKVSEEEKQEATSAKEALEEALKGDDLEEIKAKKDALQEKVQALSMKLYEEMAQQQQAAQGEEGQPSQDDDVVDADFTEVDDDKDNK
- the grpE gene encoding nucleotide exchange factor GrpE; amino-acid sequence: MEKDKKEQSPTGEQNEQRHEDVVDMEQHVSVDGQSTQSENDEVQKNSDANHTEESTADETLERNSDEETSKDEIIELSKSEYDQLVQDKDLAEDKHLRYVAETENFKKRTRKEYETLNKYKSQSVIESLLPTLDNFERALSQFNDKEDSFYKGVEMTYNSLLNTLKEHGLEIIEDEGAQFDPNLHQAVMQEANDDVESGYIIESMQKGYKLKDRVIRPSMVKVSE
- the hrcA gene encoding heat-inducible transcriptional repressor HrcA yields the protein MLTNRQQQLLNVIVDAFIDEVQPIGSNALLDRYQLNISSATIRNEMSQLEKLGYLLKPHHSSGRVPSNEGLMIYINDLMNFDMADQHELEWIQTIVNTFIEEPNILWSTLADSIAHTTEQTTLITTELQQQPSITNVYITPLGTIHAVLIVVYNNQRILKSMIDLPRNIHIDSLPVISNIIQQGKRGDDVHSNVEEYMQEMFIQHVSSEYNLVKWFTMLIQHEALNPLKQQNETIISGKDRLLNQINEQNIESMKALLKIFETDELNEVPFHSTLDGVDVTFGSDFEETIEGISFVSTQVEWYEGYDTTIAIVGPMTMNYKEIIPMFRTISKLGV
- the hemW gene encoding radical SAM family heme chaperone HemW, with the translated sequence MNTKINSAYIHIPFCKHICTYCDFNKYYIDTQPVDEYIDQLIKEIKSVPKQSMQTVFIGGGTPTALSIEQLKRLFKAIYEQFNGIEELTVEANPEELTDDKIECLKAHGVNRLSIGVQTFDAELLNVLGRAHSKDQAIQSVYKAKDVGIESISLDLMSELPNQSLDQLKSSLEIALNLPIDHISIYGLILEPQTMMYNAYRKSKLELPTETTIDEMDEMIESMMEQVQMKRYETSNFATSEEHQSKHNLTYWNNDYYYGFGAGAHGYVDGVRYSNINPVNHYIESIKKHHHARRDEHPVTLKEQYEEFMFLGLRKTEGVSRTEFERRYGVTLESIYEVPLNQLIYHQMIEVNPLNGDDIYLTKKGKRHANEVLSHFIIDDQD
- the lepA gene encoding translation elongation factor 4 is translated as MTFENKSERQKHIRNFSIIAHIDHGKSTLADRLLENTKTVESREMKSQLLDSMDLERERGITIKLNAVQLKYVAKDGEEYIFHLIDTPGHVDFTYEVSRSLAACEGAILVVDAAQGIEAQTLANVYLALDNDLELLPVINKIDLPAAQPEVVRDEIENVIGIDASEAVLASAKANIGIEEILEQVVQNVPAPNGDPNAPLKALIFDSVYDAYKGVISSVRIVDGSVKPGEKIKMMATGKEFEVTEVGINTPKPMRVDELNVGDVGFVVASIKNVSDARVGDTMTHAANPTPEALPGYKKMNPMVFCGIYPIDSGDYNDLRDALEKLELNDSSLQYEPETSQALGFGFRAGFLGLLHMEIIQERIEREFGIELIATAPSVIYHVYTTDGHMIEVDNPAQMPDPQKIDKIEEPYVKAEIMVPNDFVGSVMELCQKKRGNFMTMDYLDDIRVNIIYEIPLSEIVFDFFDQLKSNTKGYASFDYELSGYQESKLVKMDILLNGDQVDALSFIVHRDFAYERGKAIVEKLKTLIPRQQFEVPVQAAIGQKIISRTNIKSMGKNVLSKCYGGDISRKRKLLEKQKAGKAKMKAVGSVEIPQEAFLAVLKMDDE
- the rpsT gene encoding 30S ribosomal protein S20, which encodes MPNIKSAIKRVTTSQTRHDRNIAQKNEMRTAVKKALAAKSEGSDNAQDLLNNAIKLVDKANQSNLIHTNKAARLKSKLMSKNA
- the holA gene encoding DNA polymerase III subunit delta → MIEILYSNDEQMVKRTRDERIKSLLSEPRDEFNCVVMSLEHNTTNEVIEEILTLPMFSLEKVVVIKNATMFTGSKDKQVTKEEISMWLDLLEQQVDNHVIFEVYQEKLDGRKKITKLIESSHRATAVEPPSERQFSHYITEQLAKDDYTMDQPAMKRFIERIGVNLQQADIEIEKLKTYTYDSRVITLEAINDIVPESIEEEIYILTDLIKSGKKQLAAKKISELILRKEEPIALLGLIASQYRLYYQTKLLSMKGMNKFEIGKTLGVHHFRIQLALEQCHRLELMDILAMLNICAELDFKLKDTALDKEAVMQLYVANL
- a CDS encoding YqzM family protein, giving the protein MNKFEHDVQSKNNDVADSAIGFLTMFGCLATIYIIAQVFQIVAG